The Pseudomonas cavernicola DNA segment AATCGGCTGTTCACCGAGGCCGACTTGTCGCTGCGTCTCAACGACTTCCACGACGACACCCTCAAGGCGCTAAAGGCCGGTGACGGCAAAGCGGCACGCGCGGCCGTGGAGCAGGATCTGACCTACTTCGGGCAGTTCCTGCTCAATCTGCTGGCGCTGGAAAACAGCCAGGTATCGCGGAACGCGTAATCCTGCGTGATCCGGTGAACCCCCTGGATCCCGCATTCGCGAGGAAGACGAGGTTGGGGCATGCGTATACGCAGCGGTGACGAATTGCCGAGACCTCCCCTGCCCACACCGTCATTTCCGCGCAGGCGGGAATCCAGTGCACGCACTCCGGCATCGAACGGGAACTGTTTCAATCTATTGCGCCCGACCGGCGGCGGCGATGCCCGGTGATAACCTGCCCGGGTCCCCCCAAAGCCTTCGGCTCCCGGGCGACTCCCCCCTTCCCTACAGAGGCTCCAACGGAGTCAAGCGAGAAACCCCAGCGCGGGCCACTGCTCTGCGCGCTGAATAACGAGGAGTTAGTGCGCCATGCATGCCATCAGCTTTATCCAGGATCTGGCCGTGATCATGCTGATCGCGGGTATGGTGACCATCCTTTTTCATCGCTTCAGGCAGCCAGTGGTGCTGGGCTACATAGTCGCCGGCTTCATCATCGGCCCGCATACCCCGCCGTTCGAGCTGATCCAAGACGAAGAGACCATCAAGATCCTCGCCGAGCTGGGAGTGATCTTTCTGATGTTCTGCCTCGGCCTGGAATTCAGCCTGCGCAAGCTGTTCCATGTCGGAGCCACGGCCTTTATCGCCGCGTTTCTCGAAATCGTCCTGATGATCTGGATCGGCTACGAGATCGGCAGCTATTTCGGCTGGAGCACCATGGACTCACTGTTCCTCGGCGCGATCCTGGCGATTTCCTCGACCACCATCATCGTCAAGGCGCTGGGCGACCTGAAGATGAAGAACGAGCGCTTCGCCCAGTTGATCTTCGGTGTGCTGATCGTCGAGGACATCCTCGGCATCGGCATTATCGCTCTGCTTTCGGGTATCGCGCTGAGCGGCACAGTGGAAACCGGGCAGGTGTTCGCCACCGTCGGCAAACTTAGTCTGTTCATGATCGTCGCGCTGGTCGTCGGCATCCTGCTGGTGCCGCGCCTGCTGGCCTACGTGGCGAAGTTCGAAAGCAACGAAATGTTGTTGGTGACCGTGCTCGGCCTGTGCTTTGGCTTCTGCCTGCTGGTGGTCAAGTTGGAGTACAGCATGGTGCTCGGTGCCTTCTTGATCGGTGCGATCATGGCCGAATCGCGCCAGCTGGCGCAGATCGAGCGTCTGGTGGAGCCGGTGCGCGACATGTTCAGCGCGATCTTCTTCGTCGCCATCGGCCTGTTGATCGACCCGAAGATCCTTGTCGAATATGCCTGGCCGATCCTGGTGATCACCGTCGCCGTGGTACTCGGCAAGATGATCTCCTGCGGCATCGGCGCTTTCATCGCCGGTAATGACGGGCGTACTTCGCTGCGCGTCGGCATGGGCCTGTCGCAGATCGGGGAGTTCTCTTTCATCATCGCCGCGCTCGGCATCAGCCTGCAGGTCACCAGTGACTTTCTCTATCCGGTGGCGGTGGCTGTCTCGGCGATTACCACACTGCTGACGCCCTACTTGATCCGGGCTGCCGACCCACTGTCGAGGAAGCTGGCCAGCATCATGCCGCGCCGCGTAGCGCGGGTGTTCGGCATGTACGGCGACTGGCTGCGCAGTATTCAGCCGCAGGGGCAGGGCGCCGTGCTAGCCGGGATGATCCGCAGAATTCTGCTGCAGATTGGGGTGAACATCGCGCTGGTGGTGGCGATCTTCCTCGGCGGGGCTTATTTCGCCGATACCCTGGGCGAGTACCTGAGCGACTGGGTGCAGCCGCTGAATCTGCAGAAAGCGCTGATCTGGGGTGCTGCACTGTTGCTCTCGCTGCCTTTCCTGATTGCCGCCTATCGCAAGCTCAAGGCGCTTTCCATGCTGCTGGCGGAAATGGGCGTGGCTCCGGAGACGGCGGGCCGGCATACTGAGCGGGTGCGCAAGGTGATTGCCGAAGTGATCCCGCTGCTCTCGCTGGCGGCCATCATGTTGCTACTGATGGCGCTATCGGCGAGCATCCTGCCGACCCTTGAGCTGCTGATCCTGATCGCCCTGCTGGCAGCCGGAGTGAGCGCCTTGCTCTGGCGCTGGCTGATCCGCTTGCACTCGCGCATGCAGATCGCCCTGATGGAAACCCTGGAGCAGAGCCAGGAAGACCATCACCGCTGAGTCGGCTGCGCTGTGTGTCACGGCGCCCTGCGCAGCTGTTTAGCTCTGCAGCCAAACCTCACGCGCCCATTTCCACACCGAATCCCAGCTCTCGTCGGTCAGGTCTTCTTCGTCGCCATCCCACAGCAGCACGGTGCCGTCGAGTTCGACGCAGTAGTAGTTGCCGTGGTCCTCACAGAGCGGAATCAGCTCGCGCGGCAGGCCCAGCGACCAGGCCACCGAGGCCACTTCCGGCAGGTAGGTATGCGATTGCGGGTCGGTCACGGTCACCGGCTCCAGGCGGCCGTAGACCACATCGCTGACCTTGAGCAGAAATTCGCGGAACTCGAAGGGTATGTTGATCAGCAACTGCTCTTCGATTTCCACCAGCAATTCTTCGTCCGGCAGCTCCAGGGGCACCGGTACCGGCTCATTGAGTTCACGCAATTCGTCGATCACTTCTTCCATGGCATAGAACCTCTCACTTGGGATGGCGCGTTTTATACAGTAGCTCGGCGCAAGCGCAATGCCTGCAGTTCGCTGAATAGAAAAACCCCAACCAAGGCCGGGGTTTCGGTAAAGCGCTAACGCCAGCCAGGTTTAGCCGTTCTGGCGGATGGAGCGGGCCTTTGTTAGACCGAGCACGCCTATAGACGGCGCCCCATAGCATCAAGTGTTTCAGTCTGCCGGCCGCCTCCCGCCTAACACTGGCTAAACTTTGATCAGCAAGGTTTCTGATAACCAGCGGTCCTGAAGCATTCGGTAGGGCGAGGAGGTACATCATGCATATGGCGGCAACCTTACAGCGCAGCTTGGAAAGTGCGCAGTGTCAGTTTGACCTGGTGGCGCACCCGCATTCGGCGAGCAGCTTGGAGTCGGCCCGTGTGGCCAGCATTCCGGCGGAGCGCCTGGCCAAGTCGGTGATCCTGGATGACCGGCACGGGCATTACTTGATGGCGGTGGTGCCGGCCAGTCGTCACCTGGATGTGGGCAAGGTGCGCAAGGGCGCAGAGGCATGGCAGCTCACCAGCGAAGCCACGATTGCCAGCCTGTTCCAGGATTGCGAGCTCGGTGCCGTACCGGCGCTGGGCGAGCCTTATGGGATGAACATGGTGGTCGATCCCTTGCTGACCCGGCAGCAGGACATCTATCTGGAGGCGGGCGATCACGAGAGCCTGGTGCACATGCGGATGGATCAGTATCTCAAGCTGGTGCCCCGCGCCGAGGTGTGCGAGATCTGCCAGTAAGGGTGAGTGCGCGCAGCTGCAAACGGCGTGGGAGGCGGGATGGTTTTCGAGCAGGTTGCCACCGGCGGTTGCCAATCCTATCTGGTCGGCTGCAACGAGACCTGCGTGGCGGCGGTGATCGACCCGGAGATCAGCCAGATCGACCGCTATCTCGGCTTGGCCGCGCGTGACGGATTGCGCATCCGTTACCTGATTGATACTCACACCCACGCGGACCACTTTTCCGGGACACGGGAGCTCGCCCGGCAGCTCGGCATTCCCGTGGTGATGCATCGCGAGAGCCCGGCACCGTTCGTCGACATGCGCGTGGACGATGGCGATATGTTGCTCGTGGGGCACCTGCGCGCGCGGGTGATCCACACCCCGGGCCACACGCGCGACTCGATGTGTCTCATGGTGGAGGACCGCCTGTTCACCGGCGACACCTTGCTGATCGGCGCCACCGGCCGCACCGACCTGCCGACCGGCGATCCGGAGGCGCTGTTCGACAGCCTGTTCCGCAACATCCTGCGGCTGGATCCGACGCTCAGGGTGCAGCCGGCGCACGACTATCAGGGCTTGGGTTCCTCGACCATCGCCCGCGAACTCGCGGAGAATCCGCGGCTGCAGAAGCGCGACCGGGCGGCATTCGTAGAGATGATGCGCAGCCTCAATCTGACCATGCCGACGCACATGACCGAGGCGCTGCGCAGCAACATGAGCGGCGGCAAGACCGTCGCCCAGTTGCTGGCGGAGGCCGCCGCGAAAGTGCCGTTCATGGCGCTGGCCGATCTCAAGGCGCGCGTCGAGGCCGAGGAGGGCGACCTTATAGTGCTGGACGTGCGCGAGCGCGAAGCTTACGAGACGGGCCACATTCCGCGGGCGCGTCTGCTGCCGCGTGGTCAGCTGGAGCTGCGGGTCAATCACGATCTGCCCGACCCGACCCGGCGCATCCTCACCTATTGCGAACTCGGCTGTATCTCGACGCTGGCCGCGGCGACGCTGCGCGAGCTGGGTTTCCAGCGTGCGGTGGCCCTGGATGGCGGCATGCAGGCCTGGCGCGAGGCGGGCTACCCGGTCAAGTCCGGCGCCAAACCTTGACCGCTCATACGGGGGCGGCCCGACTTATTTCCGCGCGACACCCGGCCAATCGCCGGCTATCCGGCGACTTCTCCAGGGGTCTGCCGCGCAAAGACAACAAACCCGGGCAAGCCCGGGTTGGTCTTTATCAGGCAGCGGATCAGCCGTTCTGGCGGATACCGGCGACCAGCCACGGCTGGTTGTCGCCGTTGCCGCGCTCCATGCGCCAGCTTTCGCTGAACGCTTCGCCTTGGTCGAAGCGCGAGGTTTTCGCGACGCCGACGAAGGTCAGGGTGGCCACGGTCTTGTCGGCCAGTTCATCGATGCCGTCCAACTGCACGTGCAGATCATCCACATAGGTGGACTGGAAGCCGTCACCGAGGCTGGCGCGTTCTTCCTTGAGGAAGCTGAGCATCTGCGGGGTGACGAACTCGGCGATCTTGTCCATCTCGGCCGCATCCCAGTGCTGTTGCAGGGACAGGAAATGCTCACGGCCGGCCTCGAGGAAGCGCTGCTCGTTGAACCAGCTCGGGGCGTTGATCACCGGTGCAGCGGCGCTGCTGCTACTGCCGCCGAAGATCGATGTTGGTGAAGGCGCATCCGCTACCGGCATTTGGCGCTGGAACGGCGCGTGCCCGGCAGCGGCCGGTTGACCCTGGGCCTGCTGACGGCGACGGGCGGCAATGAAGCGGAAGGCCAGGAAGGCGATCAGACCGATGATCAGGAAGTCGAAGATCTGCATGCCCTGGAAGCCGTCACCCATGAACATCGAGGCGAGCAGACCACCGGCGGCGATCCCGGCCAGCGGGCCGAGCCAGCGCGAAGCACCGCTGGCTGCGGCAGCGGGGGCGGCACGGCCCGGAGCGGCAGTCTGGCTGGTGGCCGGCGGGGTGGCTTGGCGGGTTTGGTGAGTCGGCGCCGAGCCGAAGGATTTACCGCCGCCCATGCGTCTGGCATTGGCATCCAGGCTGAGCGTCAGGGCGACGCAAAGCACCATGGCAAGGCTGAGGAAACGCTTCATTATTGGAGCTCTCTGTTATTGATTCAACGCGCGCCATCTTGCACAGGCTGCACGGCTATGACCAGCGGCAGAGTGTTTCTGGCTTTTGCCTAGGGGCGCAGTAGCAGGAGCAGAGGAACGGACCGCAGCTGTTGGCGCAAAAAGGCGCGCAGCTCGGCTTCTTCTTCCTGCGGGTGGCGCAACCAATGGAGGAAGGTACACAGGTAAGCGGTGCTCAGCAGGCTTTCCTCGATGATCCGGCTGAGCGTGTGGTTGCCACGGCGAGCCGCCTCACGCCACCACTGCACGGTGCGACTGATGCGCAGCAGACCGAGCACCTGCAAATGCACGTGACCGGGTTCCAGCTTGTACAGCAGCATCTGCGCGGTGACTGCTCGGTGCGCGGCGAGGCTGTTGAGCCAGGCGATCAGCAGTTCTTCCAGGCGTTTTTCTGGCTGTAACGCCGCAAGGTCGGGTGCTCGGGCGCGTGCCAGCATCGCGCTATCCGCGCGGTCGAACCAAGCCTCGACCAAGTCGTCCTTCTGTCGGTAATGGCGGGCGATGGCGTCCAGGCCGACCTCCAGCTGCTCGGCGACCGCGAACAGATGTAAGCGCTCCCAGCCACAGGTTTCGGCCAGTTCAAGGGCGCAGTCGAGAATTTGCTGGGCGCTGGGCGATCGATTCATCGGGCATACCTCGCCTGCAAGTATGAATCGTCAGCCTTGGGATGCTGCCGAAAACGACCAACGGAGCCCTCTGGCTCGGCTGGCTGGCGCAGTCCCAGTCTCTCACCCAGCAGGGTTACGCCGAGCAGTGCCACCAGCACGCAGGATCACCACCGTGCGCAGCAGGGTGGCGAAGTCGGAATTGACGTGCTCGATGCCGACTTTGGCGAAGATCGCCGTCAGCGGCGCGATGAGCAGGCCCTTACACCGGCTCCAGCTTGGCATAGCCGAGCATCAGCCATTTGCTGCCTTCGTCGGCGAAATTCACCTGCACCCGCGCCTGCGCGCCGGCGCCTTCGAAGTTGAGGATCACCCCTTCGCCGAACAGCGAGTGTTTCACCGCCTGGCCGAGGCGGAATTCGGTTTCCGGCACCTCGGCATTGGCGAACATGCTGCTGGTGTTGGCGCCACGGTTACTGCTGCCATATGGCCGGCTGACGCTGTTGGACAGCCGCACTTCCTGAATCAGGGCCGGCGGAATCTCGCGGACGAAGCGCGAGACCTTGTTGTAGGTCTCGCTACCATACAGACGGCGGGTTTCTGCGTAGCTGATGACCAGATACTGCATGGCGCGGGTGATGCCGACGTAGGCCAGGCGGCGTTCCTCTTCGAGGCGGCCGGGTTCTTCCAGGCTCATCTTGTGCGGGAACAGACCTTCCTCCATGCCGACCAGGAACACCTGCGGGAACTCCAGACCTTTGGCGCTGTGCAGGGTCATCAGCTGCACGCTGTCCTCATGTTCGTCGGCCTGGGTGTCGCCGGCTTCCAGCGAGGCATGGCCGAGGAAGGCCGCCAACGGCGTTTGATCTTCTTCCTCGTTGTTCTCGAAGGCGCGCGCGGCGCTGACCAGTTCTTCCAGGTTTTCCACCCGCGCCTGGCCTTTCTCGCCTTTTTCTTCCTTGTGGTAGGTGATCAGCCCGGACTGCTCGATGACGGTCTGGGTCATCAGGTGCAGTGGCATCTGCATGACCTTGGCCGCGAGGTTTTCGATCAGCTCGACAAAGCCACTTAGTGCGCCGGCGGCGCGACCGCTCAGGCCCTTGTTGGCGATCAGCAGGCGCATCGCCTCCCACATCGACACGTCATTGGCGCGGGCGAACTCGCGGATGCTCTCGACGGTTTTTTCGCCAATGCCGCGCGCCGGCACGTTGATCACCCGCTCCAGCGCCGCATCGTTGCCGCGGCCGTCGAGTAGGCGCAGGTAGGCCATGGCGTTCTTGATTTCGGCGCGCTCGAAGAAGCGCTGGCCGCCGTAGATGCGATAGGGAATCTTCTCGCGCAGCAGCGCCTCTTCCAGCACCCGCGACTGGGCGTTGGAGCGGTAGAGAATGGCGATATCGCTGCGTGCCAAGCCGTTCTTCAGCGCGCTTTCGATGCTTTCCACCACGTAGCGCGCTTCATCGTGCTCGTTGAAGGCGGCGTACAGGCTCAACAGTTCGCCGTCGCCGCCATCGGTCCACAGTTCTTTACCCAAGCGCCCGCTGTTATTGACGATCAGCGCGTTGGCCGCCTTGAGGATGCTCGCGGTGGAGCGGTAGTTCTGCTCCAGGCGGATGGTTTCGGCGTCGGGGAAATCCGCCGAGTATTGATGGATGTTCTCGATCTTCGCCCCACGCCAACCGTAGATGGACTGATCGTCGTCACCGACCACCATCAGGCTGTCGCCGCTCTTGGCGAGCAGGCGTAGCCAGGCGTACTGCACGGCGTTGGTGTCCTGGAACTCGTCGACCAGAATGTGGCGGAAGCGCCGCTGGTAATGCTCGAGCAGGCCCGGATGGTCGCGCCACAGGTCCAGCGCCCGCAACAGCAGCTCGGAGAAGTCGATCACCCCGGCGCGCAGGCAGGCCGCTTCATAGGCTTCGTAAATCTTGCGCATGGTGGCGAGGAACAGATCGCCGCTGGCCTGGATATGTTGGGGTCTTAACCCCTCATCCTTTTGCCCGTTGATAAACCACTGGGCTTGGCGGACCGGCCAGCGCTGCTCGTCCAGGCCGAGGTCGCGGATCACCCGCTTGACCAGCCGTTGCTGGTCGTCGCTGTCGAGAATCTGGAAGCTCTGGCTCAAGCCGGCTTCCTGCCAGTGCGCCCGCAGCAAGCGGTGCGCCAGGCCATGGAAGGTGCCGACCCACATGCCGGCGGGGTTGATCCCCAGCAGCTGTTCGATGCGCAGGCGCATCTCGGCCGCGGCCTTGTTGGTGAAGGTCACCGAGAGGATCGAGTGTGGCGAGGCATGCTCGACCTGGATCAACCAGGCGATGCGGTGCACCAGCACACGGGTTTTACCGGAACCAGCGCCGGCCAGAACCAACTGACGACCCACCGGGGCTGCTACAGCCTGGCGTTGAGCGTCGTTGAGGGAATTCAGCAGAAGGGAGAGATCGTCGCGCATGGCGGCATTCTAGGGGGCCAGGATAGTCAGGGCAAACGCCAGGCGGCGGATGACCGGTTAGTCAGTGTGACGGGCGGGCCCCGCCTATCGAAAGTACGGGCTGGCGGGGGTGGAAATGCGGCACTTCAGCCTTGGGTGCCGCCCTGGGCTCGGGTATGCTCCGGCGACGCCTAGGCACACCATTACAAGAAAATAGCCTATGACCGCTAATGCAAGGACTCTCCCCGCGCAGTCGTCTGCGGACGCCGATCGGGATATTCGCCAGCTGTTCGCCACCGACATCGCCGTTGAACGCACCCGTCTGCTCTATCAGGGCTCACGGATCCCCACGCTATTCATGCTGCTCAGCGGCTTGGCCTGCGCGTATCTGCTGTGGAGCCCACAGGGCGGCCTGCTGCTCTCTGGCTGGTTGGTCGGGCTGGTGCTGCTGGCCGTGTTGCGGCTGATTCAGGTGGCGGCCTTCAATGCCGCGCTACCCTCGCTCCAGGCCAAGCCGCACTGGCGGCGGATGTTCCTGCTGGGCGCCGCGGCTTCCGGGGTGACCCTGGCTATCGGCGCTATCGGCCTGGTGCCGCCGGATGCCTTTCTCCAGCAGGCGCTGATGTTCGGCTTGATCGCCGCGGCCATTCTCTCCGCCAGCATCGCCTATGCGGTCAGCCTCTCGGCCTTTCTGACCTTCGCCTTGCCTTGCCTGCTGCCATCGGTGGTCTATCTCCTGCTCAGTAGCCACCCGTTGCAGCAGGGTTGGGGGTTGCTCGGGCTGATTCTGTTCGGCGCGCTATTAGTAGTGGCCTGGCAGGTCAATCGCCTGGTGCAGCGCAGTTTGCTCCAGCGTTTTCACAATCAGGCGCTGATCAGCCGCTTGGAATATGCCAAGGCCCAGGCCGAGGGGCTCAACGGCGAGCTGGCGCGCGAGGTGGAACAGCGTCGGCGCGCCGAACGCGAATTGCGTCAGGCTCACGGTGAGCTAGAAATGCGCGTGGCCCAGCGCACCCTGGAGCTGGATGAGGCCAGCCATGCCCTGAGCAAGAGCGAGGAACGTCTGGCCCTGGCGCTGGAGGCCAGCGAGCTGGGTCTGTGGGACTGGAACCTGGTGACCGACGAGGTGCACCACTCACAGCTCAAGGAGCTCTTCGGCCTCGAGTCGGATGAAGTGAAGGCCATGCTGCGCGATCTTAAACCGCGCCTGCACCCGGAAGACCTGCCGTTGCTGCGGCGGACCCTGGTCGAGCACATGAAGGGGCTGAGCGACGGCTACCAGATCGAATACCGCGTGTGCCACGCCAACGGCCAGTGGGTGTGGATAGAGGATCGCGGGCGCGCGGTGGAGCGCGATGCGCGAGGCCAGGTCACCCGCATGCTCGGCACCCGCCGCGATATCAGCACCTGGAAGGGCCGTGAGGAAGAACAGCGCCTGGCCGCCACCGTGTTCGAAGCGGCGAGCGAGGGCATCATCATCCTCGACCCGGACTATCTGGTACTGGCGGTCAACCAGGCCTATAGCCAGGTCACCGGCTACAGCAAAGACGAAGTGCTTGGGCGAAGCGTCGCCAGCTTGATTGGCAGCCGGGCGGCGCGCCGCCAGTACGAAGTGATCCGCCAGGAGTTGGAGCTGAGCGGCACCTGGCAGGGCGAGTTGATCGAAACCCGCAAAAATGGCGAGCTGTACCCGCAGTGGTTGCAGCTCAATGTGGTGCGCGATTCGCGTGGGCGGGTCAGTCACATCGTTGGCTTCTTCGCCGACCTGTCGTCGCGCCGCGATGCCGAGGAGCGCCTGCGCTACCTGTCGCACTACGACGAACTGACCGGCCTGGCCAATCGCACGCTGTTCAAGGCGCGCCTGCATGAAGCCAGCCAGCGCGCGCGGCAGAGCGGGCGCAGCCTGGCCCTGCTGCATATCGACCTGGACCGCTTCAAGATGCTGAATGACAGCCTCGGCCACGAAGTCGCCGACCAGCTGTTGCGACAGCTGAGCCGGCGCCTGACCCAGGCGGTGCCGGAGGCCGACACCCTGGCGCGGCTCTCCGGCGACGAATTCGCCGTGTTGCTGGACTCCTACGGCAGCCTGTCGAGCCTGGCGCGGATGGCTAGCCGCCTGCTCAGCAAGCTGCGCATGCCGATAACCGTCGGCGGTCAGGAACTGGTGGTCAGCGCGTCCCTCGGCATCAGCTTGCTGCCGGACAACGCGCGGGAAATCTCCGCCTTGATCAGCCAAGCCAACATGGCAATGCAGCATGCCAAACACCTGGGCGGCAACACTTTCCAGTTTTTCACCGATAACCTGCAGGCCTGCACCCTCGAGCGTTTGCAGCTGGAAAACCAGTTGCGCAAAGGCATCGAACTCGGCCAGCTGGAAGTCTTTTACCAGCCCAAGCTGTGCTTGGCCGATGACAGCCTGAACGCCGCCGAAGCCTTGGTGCGCTGGCGTCATCCCGAGTTGGGCCTGGTGCCGCCGGGGGACTTTATCGGCCTGGCCGAGGAGACCGGGCTGATCGCGCCGATTGGCGAGTTTGTGCTGCGCCAGGCCTGCCGGCAGGCGCGTGAATGGCAGCGCCAGGGGTTGGCGGATATCCGCGTTTCGGTGAACCTCTCGGTGCACCAGTTACGCCAAGGCAACCTGACCAGCCTGGTGCGCCAAGTGCTCGACGAAACCGGCCTGGCGCCGCGCTTCCTGGAGCTGGAACTGACCGAAAGCCAGCTACTCGACAACGTCGAGAACGTCATCGCGACCTTCCAGCAACTGCGTGACATGGGCGTGAAGCTGGCGATCGACGACTTCGGTACCGGCTACTCCTCACTGAGTTACCTCAAGCGCTTCCCGGTGGACTACGTGAAGATCGACCAGACCTTCATCCGCGACCTCTCCGCCAACGGCGAAGACGCCGCCATTACCCGCGCCATCATCGCCATGGCCCACAGCCTGGAGCTCAAGGTGGTCGCCGAAGGCGTCGAAACCCAGGCGCAAATGGACTTCCTCAAGGCCCAGCACTGCGACGAGATTCAAGGTTTCCTGATTAGCCCGCCGGTGGAGGCCGAGGCGTTTGCGCAGCTGTTGCGCGATCAGGCGACGGCGTTGTGGTGGTGACTTGGAGCAGCGCAAACCCTGTATTGGTGGGCTGAAGCCCACCCTACCAGCCTCCGCCAAATAGATGATCGTTCCCGCGCTCCGCGTGGGAACGCAGCCTTCGACGCTCCAGCGTCCACCTTATGATTTGATCGATCAGTCCCTACTGAGCACCTGACGCAGAGCGTCACAGGCTCTGCTCCCACGCAGAGCATGGGAGCAATCCGATTCATGTGCGTTTGATCGTTCCCACGCTCCGCGTGGGAACGCAGCCTTCGACGCTCCAGCGTCCACCTTATGATTCGATTGATCAGTCCCTACTGAGCACCTGACGCAGAGCGTCACAGGCTCCGCTCCCACGCAGGAGCATGGGAGCAATCCGATTCATGTGCGTTTGATCGTTCCCACGCTCCGCGCGGGAACGCAGCCTTCGACGCTCCAGCGTCCACCTTATGATTCGATTGATCAGTCCCTGCTGAGCACCTGACGCAGAGCGTCACAGGCTCTGCTCCCACGCAGGAGCATGGGAGCAATCTGAATCCCCTTTTTGCTGTCCCCTTTTTAATCTCACAAGCCTGGAGAGTGTCTAGAAAACCCGGGGCAATTCACACTGCTTATGCTTTCAGAGTATTCCTACACGCCCATCGGATACCCCCGACAGATACGAAAAATACAGATCTATATCTTGCATCGCCATCGAACTCAACCTTTGGAAGGCCGGTGAAGCCGCCTTGGGAAGCTCGAAAAATGCTGGAATTTCGCAACTGTCTAGTAAGGTGAAAAATATGAACGCCATGAAAAAACTTATTGCTCTCGCAGTTATCGCTGCGCCCGGTTTTGCTGCAGCAGCTCCCTCCGCAAACACCATCAACTTCCTGGGTGAAGTTACCGCCCAAACTTGCCAAGTGACCATCAACGGTAATGCGACTACCCCGGTTGTGCTGCTGCCGACCGTACAGGCAAGCACTCTTGCCGCCGCAGGAAGCGTTGTTGGTGAAACCCCGTTCACCCTGGGCGTGACTGGTTGTGTCGCTCCGACTTCTGCCGCCCAAGCCATCAAAGCCGTGTTTGTCGGCAACAACGTCACCTCCAGTGGCAACCTGGGCAATACTGCCGCGGGCGGCGCTACCAACGTCGAGCTGCAGATTCTCAATGGGGTTGCCGGCACCCCGGTCAACCTGAGCAGCCCGGCCACTGTCGCCGGTATCAGCCTGCCAGTCGGCGCCACCTCCGCCTCGCACGACTATGCCGTGCAGTACAAGTCGGTGCCGGGTGGCGCGACTGCCGGTGCGGTAACTAGCTCGATGCAATACACCGTAAGTTATCAGTAACTAACGGTTTTCGGAGTAGCACTGCTATTGGCACAAGGATGTGCCTTGCCGAAACATCGTTAGATCAATCAAACATATCCCCGCGAGAATCGGCTTGGCGCAAGGGTTGTGTGTGCCTTGAAGATATGAATTCAGAACATTCTACTTGCCCTTTTTTCAGCTGGCAGGTGGTCATTTTTTTGAGCCGAATTGGCTGGGGTCGCAACTTCGACTGGCATATTTG contains these protein-coding regions:
- a CDS encoding cation:proton antiporter; the protein is MHAISFIQDLAVIMLIAGMVTILFHRFRQPVVLGYIVAGFIIGPHTPPFELIQDEETIKILAELGVIFLMFCLGLEFSLRKLFHVGATAFIAAFLEIVLMIWIGYEIGSYFGWSTMDSLFLGAILAISSTTIIVKALGDLKMKNERFAQLIFGVLIVEDILGIGIIALLSGIALSGTVETGQVFATVGKLSLFMIVALVVGILLVPRLLAYVAKFESNEMLLVTVLGLCFGFCLLVVKLEYSMVLGAFLIGAIMAESRQLAQIERLVEPVRDMFSAIFFVAIGLLIDPKILVEYAWPILVITVAVVLGKMISCGIGAFIAGNDGRTSLRVGMGLSQIGEFSFIIAALGISLQVTSDFLYPVAVAVSAITTLLTPYLIRAADPLSRKLASIMPRRVARVFGMYGDWLRSIQPQGQGAVLAGMIRRILLQIGVNIALVVAIFLGGAYFADTLGEYLSDWVQPLNLQKALIWGAALLLSLPFLIAAYRKLKALSMLLAEMGVAPETAGRHTERVRKVIAEVIPLLSLAAIMLLLMALSASILPTLELLILIALLAAGVSALLWRWLIRLHSRMQIALMETLEQSQEDHHR
- a CDS encoding SMI1/KNR4 family protein, whose amino-acid sequence is MEEVIDELRELNEPVPVPLELPDEELLVEIEEQLLINIPFEFREFLLKVSDVVYGRLEPVTVTDPQSHTYLPEVASVAWSLGLPRELIPLCEDHGNYYCVELDGTVLLWDGDEEDLTDESWDSVWKWAREVWLQS
- a CDS encoding aminoacyl-tRNA deacylase, with translation MHMAATLQRSLESAQCQFDLVAHPHSASSLESARVASIPAERLAKSVILDDRHGHYLMAVVPASRHLDVGKVRKGAEAWQLTSEATIASLFQDCELGAVPALGEPYGMNMVVDPLLTRQQDIYLEAGDHESLVHMRMDQYLKLVPRAEVCEICQ
- a CDS encoding MBL fold metallo-hydrolase; its protein translation is MVFEQVATGGCQSYLVGCNETCVAAVIDPEISQIDRYLGLAARDGLRIRYLIDTHTHADHFSGTRELARQLGIPVVMHRESPAPFVDMRVDDGDMLLVGHLRARVIHTPGHTRDSMCLMVEDRLFTGDTLLIGATGRTDLPTGDPEALFDSLFRNILRLDPTLRVQPAHDYQGLGSSTIARELAENPRLQKRDRAAFVEMMRSLNLTMPTHMTEALRSNMSGGKTVAQLLAEAAAKVPFMALADLKARVEAEEGDLIVLDVREREAYETGHIPRARLLPRGQLELRVNHDLPDPTRRILTYCELGCISTLAAATLRELGFQRAVALDGGMQAWREAGYPVKSGAKP
- a CDS encoding Tim44 domain-containing protein, with product MKRFLSLAMVLCVALTLSLDANARRMGGGKSFGSAPTHQTRQATPPATSQTAAPGRAAPAAAASGASRWLGPLAGIAAGGLLASMFMGDGFQGMQIFDFLIIGLIAFLAFRFIAARRRQQAQGQPAAAGHAPFQRQMPVADAPSPTSIFGGSSSSAAAPVINAPSWFNEQRFLEAGREHFLSLQQHWDAAEMDKIAEFVTPQMLSFLKEERASLGDGFQSTYVDDLHVQLDGIDELADKTVATLTFVGVAKTSRFDQGEAFSESWRMERGNGDNQPWLVAGIRQNG
- a CDS encoding TetR/AcrR family transcriptional regulator translates to MNRSPSAQQILDCALELAETCGWERLHLFAVAEQLEVGLDAIARHYRQKDDLVEAWFDRADSAMLARARAPDLAALQPEKRLEELLIAWLNSLAAHRAVTAQMLLYKLEPGHVHLQVLGLLRISRTVQWWREAARRGNHTLSRIIEESLLSTAYLCTFLHWLRHPQEEEAELRAFLRQQLRSVPLLLLLRP
- the uvrD gene encoding DNA helicase II yields the protein MRDDLSLLLNSLNDAQRQAVAAPVGRQLVLAGAGSGKTRVLVHRIAWLIQVEHASPHSILSVTFTNKAAAEMRLRIEQLLGINPAGMWVGTFHGLAHRLLRAHWQEAGLSQSFQILDSDDQQRLVKRVIRDLGLDEQRWPVRQAQWFINGQKDEGLRPQHIQASGDLFLATMRKIYEAYEAACLRAGVIDFSELLLRALDLWRDHPGLLEHYQRRFRHILVDEFQDTNAVQYAWLRLLAKSGDSLMVVGDDDQSIYGWRGAKIENIHQYSADFPDAETIRLEQNYRSTASILKAANALIVNNSGRLGKELWTDGGDGELLSLYAAFNEHDEARYVVESIESALKNGLARSDIAILYRSNAQSRVLEEALLREKIPYRIYGGQRFFERAEIKNAMAYLRLLDGRGNDAALERVINVPARGIGEKTVESIREFARANDVSMWEAMRLLIANKGLSGRAAGALSGFVELIENLAAKVMQMPLHLMTQTVIEQSGLITYHKEEKGEKGQARVENLEELVSAARAFENNEEEDQTPLAAFLGHASLEAGDTQADEHEDSVQLMTLHSAKGLEFPQVFLVGMEEGLFPHKMSLEEPGRLEEERRLAYVGITRAMQYLVISYAETRRLYGSETYNKVSRFVREIPPALIQEVRLSNSVSRPYGSSNRGANTSSMFANAEVPETEFRLGQAVKHSLFGEGVILNFEGAGAQARVQVNFADEGSKWLMLGYAKLEPV